From the Halorhodospira halophila genome, one window contains:
- the accB gene encoding acetyl-CoA carboxylase biotin carboxyl carrier protein, with protein AAAPPAAAAAAPAGAAEPEEAGDDEPEGEPIRSPMVGTFYRAPSPTAKPFVEEGQRVKAGDTLCIVEAMKMLNQIEADRDGVITAVLVENGQPVEYDQPLFLISD; from the coding sequence GCCGCGGCCCCGCCGGCGGCTGCAGCCGCGGCGCCGGCCGGCGCCGCCGAGCCCGAGGAGGCCGGCGACGATGAGCCGGAGGGCGAGCCGATCCGCTCGCCGATGGTCGGTACCTTCTACCGGGCTCCGTCGCCGACGGCCAAGCCGTTCGTCGAGGAGGGGCAGCGGGTCAAGGCCGGCGACACGTTGTGCATCGTCGAGGCAATGAAGATGCTCAACCAGATCGAGGCCGACCGCGACGGGGTGATTACCGCCGTTCTGGTCGAGAACGGTCAGCCCGTCGAGTACGACCAGCCGC